The following proteins are encoded in a genomic region of Dokdonia donghaensis DSW-1:
- a CDS encoding sugar kinase → MSKVVTFGEIMLRLSTERFLRFSQAKTFGATYGGGEFNVAVSLNNLGVPAEFVTRLPYNEIGDTALQEIKKLGVGDTHIHRGGDRLGIYFLETGAGTRASNVVYDRAGSSMATVTKGAFDWETIFKGASWFHWSGITPAISEQAALECLEAVKMAKKMGLTISTDLNYRSKLWKWGKEPHEVMPELLKYSNLILGDIDTAYFMLGEPKVQPNYHDEKSLPVLYDKLFKMCPDLKQVATTLRYSVSASHQRIGGILYDGDQIYKAHVQEVTPVVDRVGSGDAFMGGLAYGLIDKPMDKQRAIDIAVASCCLKHTIYGDYNLVSLQDIERFMDGDQTGKVSR, encoded by the coding sequence ATGAGCAAAGTAGTCACCTTTGGAGAAATAATGTTGCGTCTCTCTACAGAGCGCTTCTTGAGATTCTCACAAGCCAAAACCTTTGGAGCTACCTACGGTGGTGGTGAGTTTAATGTAGCAGTATCACTTAACAACTTAGGTGTTCCTGCAGAGTTTGTAACACGTCTTCCTTACAATGAGATAGGCGATACTGCGCTGCAAGAAATAAAAAAACTAGGTGTAGGTGACACACATATACACAGAGGTGGAGATCGATTAGGTATTTACTTTTTAGAAACAGGAGCCGGAACAAGAGCCAGCAATGTCGTTTATGACCGTGCTGGCAGTTCTATGGCTACCGTTACAAAAGGCGCTTTTGACTGGGAGACCATTTTTAAAGGAGCATCTTGGTTTCACTGGAGTGGTATCACTCCAGCCATATCTGAGCAAGCCGCTTTAGAATGTCTAGAAGCAGTAAAAATGGCAAAAAAGATGGGACTTACCATTTCTACAGATCTAAATTATAGGTCAAAATTATGGAAATGGGGAAAAGAACCTCACGAGGTAATGCCAGAGCTACTCAAATATAGTAATCTCATACTAGGCGATATTGATACTGCATATTTTATGCTAGGAGAACCTAAAGTACAGCCTAATTATCACGACGAAAAGTCGTTACCCGTGCTGTATGATAAACTCTTTAAAATGTGTCCAGACCTAAAGCAAGTTGCGACCACATTGCGCTACTCTGTAAGCGCCTCTCACCAGCGCATAGGAGGAATTTTATACGACGGTGATCAAATTTATAAAGCACACGTGCAGGAGGTAACCCCGGTGGTAGATCGTGTAGGTAGTGGAGATGCCTTTATGGGTGGTCTCGCATATGGCCTCATAGATAAACCTATGGATAAGCAACGCGCAATAGATATTGCCGTAGCCTCTTGTTGTTTAAAACATACCATTTACGGCGATTATAACCTCGTATCTTTACAAGACATAGAGCGATTTATGGACGGAGATCAAACAGGTAAAGTTTCAAGATAA
- a CDS encoding SDR family NAD(P)-dependent oxidoreductase, whose amino-acid sequence MSKNKGKVAIVTGATGGIGFAVAKRLGEEGYTVILNGIQDEEGAQRLEELKAAGITAEYYGFDVTKEEEVTANIKKIGEKYGKIDVLVNNAGGLGGRSRFEEMTTEFYRFVMALNLDSVFFASRAAIPFLKKGDHPTIINYTSNAGWNAGGPGAGIYGTSKAGVHTITRALAKDLAEYGIRVNAVSPGTIDTPFHKQIKETKPEVFASWANNIMLGRLGQPEDVAGVVSFLASPDAAFLTAETIQVGGGQALGI is encoded by the coding sequence ATGAGTAAAAATAAAGGTAAAGTGGCCATCGTAACTGGTGCTACAGGAGGAATAGGATTTGCGGTTGCAAAGAGACTGGGAGAAGAAGGTTATACGGTTATCTTAAACGGTATACAAGATGAAGAGGGCGCACAAAGACTTGAAGAGTTAAAGGCAGCCGGAATAACGGCAGAGTACTACGGTTTTGACGTAACTAAAGAAGAAGAGGTTACAGCAAACATCAAGAAAATAGGTGAAAAGTACGGTAAGATAGATGTGCTTGTAAACAATGCAGGAGGTCTAGGTGGTAGATCACGTTTTGAAGAAATGACAACAGAGTTTTACAGATTTGTAATGGCTCTTAACCTTGATAGTGTGTTTTTTGCCTCTAGAGCGGCGATTCCATTCTTAAAGAAAGGTGATCACCCTACTATCATTAACTATACGTCTAACGCAGGATGGAATGCCGGAGGACCAGGTGCTGGAATCTATGGTACATCTAAGGCTGGAGTGCATACTATTACAAGAGCACTTGCAAAAGATCTAGCTGAGTATGGAATACGTGTAAACGCCGTATCACCAGGTACGATAGATACACCTTTCCACAAGCAAATTAAAGAGACAAAACCAGAAGTATTTGCATCTTGGGCAAATAACATTATGCTAGGTAGATTAGGACAACCAGAAGATGTTGCAGGTGTTGTATCATTTTTAGCAAGTCCAGATGCAGCATTCTTAACTGCCGAAACTATTCAAGTAGGTGGTGGTCAAGCATTAGGTATATAA
- a CDS encoding MFS transporter — MKLKGLRWWIIALICLATIINYIDRSAFGIMWPEMGKDLGMDDYDYALMLNIFMVTYAAGKFLSGKLMDIIGTRLGFAFSIILWSLASVFHAFSKGLVSLGIFRGLLGLGEAGNWPGAVKSNGEWFPVNQRALAQGIFNAGASVGSIIAPALIAVLYGSYGWRSTYIIIGALGILWVIPWFIINKAAPKHHSWITDEEKALIMEGRAIVDEKATKEKGLSLLQILSYKESWGVLAARFFIEPIWWLFVGWMPLYLNSQFGFSVEEIGSTMWISYVGGMIGSLAGGWYSGKLMAKHSVDFSRKRTILIGATLIFLGLLGIIFLVDDNNPMTFIYITGVVLFGFQFAIGNIQTLSTDLFRGPSVGTLAGLAGTVGAVSVIIMNWFIPMIASTSYTPAFIVIAILAPMVVISIFGLIRNIKIVENN, encoded by the coding sequence ATGAAACTTAAAGGACTAAGGTGGTGGATTATAGCGCTCATATGCCTTGCAACCATTATCAACTATATTGATCGTTCTGCCTTTGGAATTATGTGGCCAGAGATGGGTAAAGATCTCGGTATGGATGATTATGATTATGCCTTGATGCTCAACATCTTTATGGTGACCTATGCCGCCGGAAAATTTCTGTCTGGTAAACTTATGGACATTATAGGTACCAGATTAGGATTTGCTTTTTCTATCATACTATGGTCACTAGCCTCTGTCTTTCACGCATTTTCAAAAGGACTGGTTTCATTAGGTATTTTTAGAGGATTACTAGGTCTAGGAGAAGCGGGAAACTGGCCTGGAGCTGTAAAAAGTAACGGAGAGTGGTTTCCAGTAAACCAGAGAGCACTTGCTCAAGGTATTTTTAATGCCGGAGCTTCTGTAGGAAGTATTATTGCTCCTGCTCTTATTGCCGTTTTATATGGTAGTTATGGATGGAGAAGTACGTATATCATCATTGGTGCATTAGGTATCTTATGGGTTATTCCTTGGTTTATCATTAATAAAGCAGCGCCAAAACATCACTCTTGGATCACAGATGAGGAAAAAGCCCTTATAATGGAAGGAAGAGCTATTGTAGATGAAAAAGCTACAAAGGAAAAAGGACTTTCTCTTCTGCAAATTTTAAGTTATAAAGAATCTTGGGGTGTACTTGCTGCGCGATTCTTTATAGAACCTATCTGGTGGCTATTTGTAGGCTGGATGCCACTATACCTTAACAGTCAGTTTGGTTTTAGTGTAGAAGAAATAGGATCTACAATGTGGATCTCATACGTAGGTGGTATGATAGGAAGTCTTGCTGGTGGATGGTATAGTGGTAAGCTAATGGCAAAGCATTCGGTTGACTTTTCGCGTAAGCGTACAATACTCATAGGGGCTACACTTATATTTTTAGGTCTTTTAGGTATCATTTTCTTAGTAGATGATAATAACCCTATGACGTTTATTTATATAACGGGTGTAGTACTTTTTGGATTTCAGTTTGCTATCGGAAACATCCAGACATTATCTACAGATTTATTTAGAGGGCCTTCTGTGGGAACACTTGCAGGCCTTGCGGGAACTGTGGGAGCGGTATCAGTTATTATAATGAACTGGTTCATACCTATGATAGCTTCTACATCATATACACCTGCATTTATTGTAATTGCAATACTGGCTCCTATGGTTGTGATATCAATCTTTGGGCTAATCAGAAATATAAAAATTGTTGAAAATAACTAA
- a CDS encoding FadR/GntR family transcriptional regulator has protein sequence MNLDIRTKSENAEVEKSIIAQIKELINYKNLEPGDKLPSERMLSEKFEVSRGNVRSAIQKLEFYGLLKSIPQSGTFVANIGVIAMNGIIDDILSLETPHFKSLVETRILLELKTARLAAMRRTDEDLKAMRSALDAYTEKVLNGEDAVQEDLLFHLAIAKASRNSTMNTFMLMITPEIITNFEKYHVCDSTMAQTSIGEHERIYEAIRDQKTKVAKQMMKEHFKALYQYCYDL, from the coding sequence ATGAATCTAGACATACGTACAAAATCTGAAAACGCTGAGGTCGAAAAGTCTATAATTGCTCAAATCAAAGAGTTAATCAATTATAAGAACCTCGAGCCTGGAGATAAACTTCCTTCAGAGCGTATGCTTTCAGAAAAGTTTGAAGTATCTCGAGGCAATGTGAGAAGCGCTATTCAAAAACTTGAATTTTACGGTTTACTTAAATCTATTCCTCAGAGTGGTACGTTTGTAGCAAACATAGGTGTGATTGCTATGAATGGTATTATAGATGACATTTTAAGTCTAGAGACTCCACACTTTAAATCACTAGTAGAAACTAGAATTTTATTAGAACTTAAAACCGCACGTCTAGCAGCAATGCGCCGCACAGATGAAGATCTCAAAGCAATGCGATCTGCACTTGATGCATATACCGAGAAAGTGCTTAACGGAGAAGATGCCGTACAAGAAGATTTACTCTTTCACCTAGCAATTGCAAAAGCTTCTAGAAACAGTACAATGAACACTTTTATGCTTATGATCACACCAGAGATTATCACAAATTTTGAAAAATATCACGTGTGTGATAGCACAATGGCACAAACCAGTATAGGAGAACACGAGCGTATTTATGAAGCCATACGAGACCAAAAAACAAAGGTTGCAAAACAAATGATGAAAGAGCACTTTAAAGCACTATATCAATACTGTTACGATCTATAG
- a CDS encoding polysaccharide lyase family 7 protein, protein MLKKATFFILLLLSTTLSFGQLVESSGNNTNELLKETKKKKKKRKKYKLPDIDLNNWKVTIPIGDPKVIEVSPPEILDYATNKTLKPYMYNDSTRGAIVFHAYPSKTTRNTKYSRSELREQMVSGENNVNWTFEQGGNMKVKMAMDAVSRAENGKYHKVIIAQIHGRLTNEQRDRIGQKDNNAPPILKVYWQNGKIRVKTKVLKSQNVIDDAILLDEAWDDDKGYTFKQKVGFGKFTLEVDVENGKMVVSLNNQEFAVYDSTSIKRWNIFENYFKVGNYLQTRDEGAFAKVRVYKLDVSH, encoded by the coding sequence ATTTTGAAGAAAGCCACATTTTTCATATTACTATTACTTTCTACCACGCTGTCTTTTGGACAGCTGGTAGAAAGCAGTGGTAATAACACAAACGAATTACTAAAAGAAACGAAAAAGAAGAAAAAGAAACGAAAAAAATATAAACTACCAGATATAGACCTAAACAACTGGAAGGTTACAATCCCTATAGGTGATCCTAAAGTAATTGAAGTAAGCCCTCCAGAAATTTTAGACTATGCAACAAATAAAACTTTAAAGCCCTATATGTACAATGATAGTACCCGAGGGGCTATTGTTTTTCACGCCTACCCTAGTAAAACTACCAGAAATACAAAATACTCCAGATCTGAATTAAGAGAACAAATGGTCTCTGGAGAAAATAATGTAAACTGGACCTTTGAACAAGGCGGTAATATGAAAGTCAAGATGGCTATGGATGCTGTCTCAAGAGCAGAAAATGGCAAATACCACAAAGTAATTATTGCACAAATACACGGCAGACTTACTAATGAGCAAAGAGACAGAATAGGTCAGAAGGATAATAATGCACCACCTATTTTAAAAGTATACTGGCAAAATGGTAAAATAAGAGTTAAAACTAAGGTTTTAAAAAGTCAAAATGTGATCGATGATGCCATATTACTTGACGAAGCCTGGGATGATGATAAAGGGTATACTTTTAAACAAAAAGTAGGCTTTGGAAAATTCACATTAGAGGTAGATGTAGAAAATGGTAAAATGGTAGTATCGTTAAATAACCAAGAGTTTGCAGTTTATGACAGCACATCTATAAAAAGATGGAATATCTTTGAAAATTATTTCAAGGTAGGCAACTATTTACAAACAAGAGACGAAGGAGCCTTTGCAAAAGTACGAGTCTATAAGCTTGATGTAAGCCACTAG
- a CDS encoding PKD domain-containing protein has product MKYFLKTSKIALLLLGMVAAISCENELDLPEAGSQEDTTPPEANFIATVDINNFALYNFANLSTSATTYSWDYGDGNTSTEVDGQNEYAAEGTYTITLTASDALGVVSTFSDTIEVIEPEEPEAIIPVIIEPSFEDNTLPDGTGDGRDSWRNSDLGGVIQINTSSTVPEGGQAAKLPSDASRIGYQELTVTPNTDYRITYSYRIEDPGGSATVSVLPGGGYVDRATAEASAIVEFTGSDESYTLVTLDFNSGADSTVSIFFYNAGVEARIDNFTAALQ; this is encoded by the coding sequence ATGAAATATTTTTTAAAAACAAGCAAGATTGCCCTTTTACTTTTAGGGATGGTGGCGGCCATTTCTTGTGAAAATGAATTAGACCTTCCTGAGGCAGGAAGTCAAGAAGATACAACACCACCAGAAGCAAACTTTATTGCTACGGTTGATATAAATAATTTTGCACTTTACAACTTTGCAAATTTATCTACTAGTGCCACTACGTACTCTTGGGATTATGGTGATGGAAACACCTCTACAGAAGTAGACGGACAAAATGAATATGCAGCAGAAGGAACTTATACTATAACACTTACGGCATCTGATGCCTTAGGAGTAGTGAGTACTTTTTCTGATACAATAGAGGTAATCGAACCAGAAGAGCCAGAAGCTATTATTCCAGTAATTATAGAACCTAGCTTTGAAGACAATACCCTTCCAGATGGAACTGGTGATGGTCGTGACTCGTGGCGTAACTCAGACTTAGGTGGGGTGATTCAAATCAACACAAGTAGTACTGTACCAGAAGGTGGCCAGGCAGCAAAACTGCCAAGTGATGCCTCTAGAATAGGATATCAAGAACTTACAGTTACACCAAATACAGATTACAGAATTACATATTCTTACAGAATAGAAGATCCAGGAGGGTCTGCAACAGTATCTGTTTTACCTGGTGGTGGTTATGTAGATCGCGCTACTGCAGAAGCATCTGCAATAGTTGAGTTTACAGGATCTGATGAAAGTTACACATTAGTTACACTTGATTTTAATTCAGGTGCAGATAGTACAGTAAGTATATTCTTTTATAACGCAGGTGTAGAAGCACGTATAGATAACTTTACGGCGGCATTACAATAA
- a CDS encoding RagB/SusD family nutrient uptake outer membrane protein: MKTFKRLLMLLIVVSTVSCGDDFLEPVPTAVLVGETFPNNAEELESVLVSVYDALQGVNSLELTDASLNHAQQIEFYVTEMLSDNTRSKSGEGEAGQFDNFTVQPTNGFVFDYYRSMYDIITKANLVLDNIDLAGEDAATIEGEARFLRGLAYFNLVRSYGDVPLIDGPILISDSEAQFTRIATSDIYAFIIEDFQNAIGSLDVTSTPNRASKAAAQGMLAKVYLTQGTNYGEAQGLLEDIINSEQYALEADFRDVFFNEANGENIFTVGYVASNSLESQNFSAEMLNGVGRTSGVNYVTDEAIAALDEFGGDRAQYSKRVDAQQPTQTQVVKWIPNGDADLGIAETSSDPTSAGNDWIILRYADVLLMHVEAILAGGAQTTSSNALASFQEIRDRAGLADDPDNPDDDANTVTVITRDDLLVERRVELAFENHRIHDLRRFGVAQDVLTAFSNANGHSFSATDLLLPIPQFEINLSNGLLSQNPGY, translated from the coding sequence ATGAAAACATTTAAAAGATTATTGATGTTATTGATCGTAGTGAGCACTGTCTCTTGCGGCGATGACTTTTTAGAGCCAGTACCAACAGCGGTACTTGTGGGTGAGACATTCCCAAATAATGCAGAAGAGCTTGAATCTGTTTTAGTATCAGTTTATGACGCACTACAAGGTGTTAATAGCCTTGAGCTTACAGATGCAAGTCTTAATCACGCACAACAAATTGAGTTCTATGTAACAGAGATGCTCAGTGACAACACAAGATCAAAAAGTGGTGAAGGTGAAGCTGGTCAATTTGACAACTTTACAGTACAACCTACTAATGGTTTTGTATTTGATTACTACCGTAGTATGTATGATATTATTACGAAAGCTAATCTAGTTTTAGATAATATCGACTTAGCTGGAGAGGATGCTGCAACTATAGAAGGGGAAGCTAGATTCTTAAGAGGCCTAGCTTATTTTAACTTAGTACGTTCTTATGGAGATGTACCTCTTATAGATGGTCCTATACTTATCTCTGATTCTGAAGCGCAATTTACAAGAATAGCTACAAGTGACATCTACGCTTTCATAATTGAAGATTTTCAAAATGCAATCGGTTCTCTAGATGTTACGAGTACTCCTAACAGAGCTTCGAAAGCTGCTGCACAAGGTATGCTCGCAAAAGTATATTTAACACAAGGAACTAATTATGGTGAAGCTCAAGGTTTACTTGAAGACATCATAAATAGTGAGCAATATGCCCTTGAAGCAGATTTTAGAGATGTATTCTTTAATGAGGCAAATGGTGAAAACATTTTTACTGTAGGTTATGTAGCCAGCAACTCTCTTGAAAGTCAAAACTTCTCTGCAGAAATGCTTAACGGGGTAGGTCGTACAAGTGGAGTAAACTATGTGACAGATGAGGCTATTGCAGCTCTAGATGAATTTGGTGGAGATAGAGCACAATACTCAAAGCGAGTAGATGCACAACAACCTACACAAACTCAAGTAGTAAAGTGGATTCCTAATGGCGATGCAGATTTAGGTATTGCAGAAACGAGTAGTGACCCTACGAGTGCGGGTAATGACTGGATTATATTGCGTTATGCAGATGTGCTTTTAATGCACGTAGAGGCTATACTAGCTGGTGGTGCTCAGACTACCTCGTCTAATGCTCTTGCATCTTTTCAAGAAATTAGAGATAGAGCTGGACTAGCAGATGATCCAGATAATCCAGATGATGATGCAAATACAGTAACTGTAATTACAAGAGATGATTTACTTGTCGAGAGACGTGTAGAACTTGCCTTTGAAAATCACAGAATACACGATTTAAGAAGATTTGGGGTAGCTCAAGATGTTCTTACTGCATTCTCAAATGCAAATGGACATAGCTTTAGCGCTACAGATTTATTATTACCTATTCCTCAGTTTGAAATTAACCTTAGTAATGGGTTATTATCACAAAACCCTGGGTACTAA
- a CDS encoding SusC/RagA family TonB-linked outer membrane protein produces the protein MNVKTKFSLAFFLLCGVLLFGQDAYIIKGTVVSEEDNAPIPGVSVIVQGSQNGVSTDFDGNYQLSVSVGDVLQYSYVGFASKIVPITGQTEANVSLKVDANALEEVVVIGYGTQSRTKITGAVGKVKNEDLDQIAVGTANEALVGQVAGLNIQATEGEAGSNATINIRGVGSIAGDSGPLLVVDGVVLDADFLNTVDVNDIDSVEVLKDAASAAIYGSRASGGVIIITTKQGKEGKTVFSYNTFTGFKEARQSDAYDISVAASHARELANTGELSLRSQYRELLGIDESWQDRIFDGGQIESHSLSARGGSEKTKFNTSLSYVHDEGVLITDDFKKYNFRLKVDTKVNDNFSFGANLAPSYTNRRRFDGSTHDILRQQPWLPIFHDANSIQYVDRNVYPDVQIGDYARERHFDNYDLFGDGSELVDISTTSNQNPAAKVLERDRTDKQFRMYGNFYGKYKIAEGLNFKATLGGDYQSRKQRRYQGVEASRNGASAAQLDLDNFERIHILTEALLTYDKSFGSHNLSALLGASAEKWDREYSSVAVNGFSNDLIQTLGGGTTVIENVSYNTEERLLSFFGRVNYSYEDKYLASVSLRADGHSSFGVNNKYGYFPAVSLGWNLAREDFLSESDVISNLKLRASYGFTGNKDLSLGSGLISDNIELYPSLQLYGPNSSVFNNEVVNGLAPINVANPDLQWERSSEANVAVDFGLFQGRISGSIDAYNKTSDQLLLNVPVSTTTGFSQALANRGEVVNKGIEIELRTRNITNENFTWNTTILASTNKNELTDFAGASGLITNVDSKRAAEWITLEGQPISSFYGYVVDRDIPLEFINDPYAVVGGEAQDVYVKDLNGDGLIDDEDKTIIGDPFPDLIWSVANDFQIGDVDFSFTLQGSWGAEVRNIADQYIFNQFSSREDFNTETTPDQQFIKEKIFTDDIISDASYVALRTLSLGYTFDKDLISRVGLSRARVYASGQNLMYITADGYTGWNPESYQSEGALNVGYQRGGSPIARTISLGVNLEF, from the coding sequence ATGAATGTAAAAACTAAGTTTTCCTTAGCCTTTTTTCTTTTATGTGGTGTATTGCTTTTTGGGCAAGACGCATATATTATAAAAGGTACCGTAGTCTCGGAGGAAGACAATGCTCCTATTCCTGGAGTTAGTGTAATTGTACAAGGTTCTCAAAACGGAGTCTCAACAGATTTTGATGGTAATTACCAGCTGTCTGTATCGGTTGGTGATGTCTTACAGTACTCGTATGTAGGCTTTGCTTCTAAGATTGTCCCTATTACTGGGCAAACTGAAGCAAACGTGAGTCTTAAAGTAGATGCAAATGCTCTTGAAGAGGTAGTTGTAATAGGTTATGGTACACAATCTAGAACAAAAATTACTGGAGCTGTAGGTAAAGTAAAAAATGAAGATCTAGACCAGATAGCTGTAGGTACGGCAAACGAAGCCCTCGTAGGTCAAGTTGCCGGTCTTAATATACAGGCTACGGAAGGCGAAGCTGGATCTAATGCTACAATAAACATTAGAGGTGTAGGATCTATTGCTGGAGACAGCGGGCCTCTTCTTGTAGTAGATGGCGTAGTTCTCGATGCAGACTTCCTAAACACGGTAGATGTAAACGACATAGACTCTGTAGAAGTTCTTAAAGATGCAGCATCTGCTGCTATTTATGGTTCTAGAGCTTCTGGTGGGGTTATTATAATAACTACTAAACAAGGTAAAGAAGGTAAAACGGTTTTTAGTTACAACACCTTTACTGGTTTTAAAGAAGCAAGACAAAGTGATGCTTATGATATAAGCGTAGCAGCATCTCACGCTAGAGAGCTTGCAAATACTGGAGAACTTTCTCTAAGGTCTCAATATAGAGAGCTTTTAGGTATAGATGAGTCTTGGCAAGATCGCATTTTTGATGGTGGACAGATAGAAAGTCACTCACTGAGCGCAAGAGGTGGAAGTGAGAAAACAAAATTCAACACCTCACTTTCTTATGTACACGATGAGGGAGTACTTATTACAGATGACTTTAAGAAATATAACTTTAGACTTAAAGTAGATACTAAAGTAAATGACAACTTCTCTTTTGGGGCTAACCTTGCTCCTTCTTATACAAATAGAAGACGTTTTGATGGATCTACTCACGATATTTTAAGGCAACAGCCGTGGTTACCTATTTTTCACGATGCAAACTCTATTCAATATGTAGATCGCAACGTGTATCCAGATGTACAAATAGGTGATTATGCTAGAGAACGTCACTTTGATAACTATGATCTCTTTGGAGATGGAAGTGAGCTAGTAGATATAAGTACTACAAGTAATCAAAACCCCGCTGCAAAAGTATTAGAGAGAGATCGTACAGATAAGCAGTTTAGAATGTATGGTAACTTTTATGGAAAGTACAAGATTGCAGAAGGATTAAACTTTAAAGCTACTCTAGGTGGTGATTACCAGTCAAGAAAGCAACGTCGTTACCAAGGAGTAGAAGCTAGCCGTAACGGTGCATCTGCCGCACAACTAGATTTAGACAACTTCGAGCGTATACATATCCTTACTGAAGCATTACTTACTTATGACAAGTCTTTTGGCTCGCATAACTTAAGTGCACTTTTAGGAGCCTCTGCAGAGAAGTGGGATCGTGAATACTCATCTGTTGCTGTAAACGGGTTTTCAAATGATCTTATACAAACTCTCGGTGGTGGAACAACTGTTATAGAAAATGTATCATATAATACTGAAGAGCGTTTACTTTCATTTTTTGGACGTGTAAACTATTCTTATGAAGATAAATATCTTGCCTCTGTAAGTTTAAGAGCAGATGGACACTCTTCTTTTGGAGTAAATAACAAATATGGTTACTTCCCAGCGGTATCATTAGGTTGGAACCTTGCGAGAGAAGATTTCCTTAGCGAAAGTGATGTAATAAGTAACTTAAAACTTAGAGCTAGTTACGGTTTTACAGGTAACAAAGACTTAAGCCTAGGTAGCGGTCTTATTTCTGATAATATTGAACTATACCCATCACTACAATTATACGGACCAAATTCTAGTGTCTTTAACAATGAGGTAGTTAATGGTCTTGCTCCTATAAACGTTGCAAACCCAGATTTACAGTGGGAACGCTCAAGCGAGGCAAACGTCGCTGTAGACTTTGGCCTTTTCCAAGGGAGAATCTCTGGATCTATTGATGCTTATAACAAGACATCAGACCAGTTATTACTTAATGTACCAGTTTCTACAACTACAGGATTTAGTCAAGCACTTGCAAATAGAGGTGAAGTGGTAAATAAGGGTATAGAGATTGAGTTACGTACACGTAACATTACAAATGAAAACTTTACTTGGAATACGACTATACTAGCTTCTACAAATAAGAATGAACTAACTGACTTTGCTGGAGCAAGTGGACTTATTACAAATGTAGATAGTAAACGTGCTGCTGAGTGGATTACACTTGAAGGACAGCCTATCTCTTCTTTTTATGGTTATGTAGTGGATAGAGATATCCCGCTTGAATTTATAAATGATCCTTATGCAGTAGTAGGTGGTGAAGCACAAGATGTTTATGTAAAAGATTTAAATGGTGATGGACTTATAGACGATGAGGATAAAACAATCATAGGTGATCCATTCCCAGATCTCATCTGGAGTGTTGCAAATGATTTCCAAATAGGTGATGTAGATTTTAGCTTCACACTACAAGGAAGCTGGGGTGCAGAGGTAAGAAACATTGCAGACCAGTATATCTTTAATCAATTTAGTAGTCGTGAGGATTTCAATACTGAAACAACTCCAGATCAACAATTCATTAAAGAGAAAATTTTTACTGATGATATTATTTCTGACGCATCATACGTAGCACTACGTACATTGAGCCTTGGATATACATTTGATAAAGATCTTATCTCACGTGTAGGTTTATCTCGTGCTCGTGTATATGCTTCAGGGCAAAACTTAATGTACATCACTGCAGATGGTTACACGGGATGGAACCCAGAATCATACCAAAGTGAAGGAGCTCTCAATGTAGGATACCAACGTGGAGGATCGCCTATCGCTCGAACAATTTCGCTAGGAGTTAATTTAGAATTTTAA
- a CDS encoding cupin domain-containing protein yields the protein MESFGSSKEFIQGADIEWEVVGEGVKRKIMGYDDKIMLVKVHFEKGGIGPMHEHYHSQVTYVESGSFDVTIDGKTQTLKAGDSFYIPPHDLHGAICTEAGVLIDVFSPIREDFME from the coding sequence ATGGAATCATTTGGATCAAGTAAAGAATTTATACAAGGCGCAGACATTGAGTGGGAAGTAGTAGGTGAAGGCGTAAAACGCAAAATAATGGGCTATGACGATAAGATTATGCTCGTAAAGGTACATTTTGAAAAAGGAGGAATAGGACCTATGCACGAGCACTACCATTCTCAAGTAACTTATGTAGAGAGTGGATCTTTTGATGTTACCATAGACGGAAAGACTCAGACCCTTAAAGCTGGAGATTCTTTTTACATTCCGCCACACGATTTACACGGAGCTATTTGTACTGAAGCAGGGGTACTTATTGACGTTTTCTCACCAATACGCGAAGATTTTATGGAATAG